A portion of the Anoxybacillus gonensis genome contains these proteins:
- a CDS encoding thioredoxin family protein, whose amino-acid sequence MPAVESNMFPLGEKAPSFELVNVINGQIVRLEDVKSDIATVIMFICNHCPFVKHVQEELVRLANDYQPKGISFIAINSNDVEKYPDDSPEKMKEVAEQLGYPFPYLFDETQEVAKAYQAACTPDFYIFNGALQCVYRGQLDDSRPSNGIPVTGSSIRTALDALLLGKPVPKEQKPSIGCSIKWKEK is encoded by the coding sequence ATGCCAGCTGTTGAATCAAATATGTTTCCACTAGGCGAAAAAGCTCCATCGTTTGAACTTGTCAACGTGATCAACGGACAAATCGTTCGATTAGAAGACGTCAAATCGGATATTGCAACAGTAATCATGTTCATTTGCAATCATTGCCCATTTGTTAAACATGTTCAAGAGGAGCTTGTCCGTCTCGCCAACGATTATCAACCAAAAGGGATTTCATTTATTGCCATTAATTCAAATGATGTGGAAAAATATCCAGATGATTCGCCAGAAAAAATGAAAGAGGTAGCTGAACAACTTGGATATCCGTTTCCATACTTATTTGATGAAACACAAGAAGTAGCAAAAGCATATCAAGCTGCATGCACGCCAGACTTTTACATATTCAACGGTGCATTACAATGTGTTTACCGTGGTCAACTCGATGATTCACGACCAAGTAACGGAATTCCAGTGACTGGATCTTCTATTCGTACCGCTTTAGATGCATTGCTTTTAGGGAAACCTGTTCCGAAAGAACAGAAGCCAAGCATCGGTTGCAGCATCAAATGGAAAGAAAAATAA
- a CDS encoding U32 family peptidase — MRKIELLAPAGDWDCLRAAVANGADAVYFGVDKYNARVRAKNFRMEELKDVMAYLHKYNVRGYVTFNILVFENELEEAKQLVEACIDAGVDALIVQDLGLVKLIRDLSPDFPIHGSTQMTVTSPEAVEFLKPYHLEVVVLGRENNLTHIQKIAEKTNVPLEVFVHGALCVSYSGQCLTSEMWGGRSANRGECAQACRLPYDLIVDGEQKEMGNVAYLLSPKDLAALDLVPELIEAGVSTFKIEGRLKSPEYVANVVSKYRKAIDEYLAGRHYTPSTEEIRELQQSFSRGFTHGFLKGTNNKQLVDGTFPKSRGVFLGTVKKVLKDGVLCELQAPLKRGDGIVFDAGRPEEKEEGGRVYDLRKHGKKVEGEVEKGLVEIVPGRHDVNLTRVRVGDRIWKTSDQELDRRLRKTFETERPYQLFPLTVHVYGEAGKPLISTWRDETTGNEVIVQSEQMLDVAQKRPLTLDFIKEQFGRLGGTIFELQDVYMHITGNVILPVKELNRIRRQAVEQLIEKRQRPRLYIKQAVDLTSSYRQKQRAEKPSLMALCRTLEQVEAACDTDVEMVYADFEFTTDYPKAVQIARATNKPIALATPRIHMPGENGILRGILKAEPDAILVRSLGAVQYYTNQSIEQTLIGDFSLNISNHLAAQLFLSRGLDRITPSYDLNIQQMIDLLEAAPTEHMEIVIHQHLPMFHTEHCVYCTFLSEGTDFTNCGRPCEKHRVSLRDRIGMLHPVRVDIGCRNTVYNAIEQSGAEYIPHFLSLGVRSYRVEFLEESAKKVEEVITLYREALEGKRSGTSVWRTLKAINQLGVTRGQLIKK; from the coding sequence GTGAGAAAAATTGAACTGTTAGCGCCAGCGGGAGATTGGGATTGTCTTCGTGCCGCTGTTGCCAATGGAGCAGACGCCGTTTATTTTGGTGTAGATAAATATAATGCACGTGTACGAGCGAAAAACTTTCGTATGGAAGAATTAAAAGATGTGATGGCTTATTTGCATAAATACAATGTTCGTGGATATGTTACTTTTAATATTTTAGTGTTTGAAAATGAGCTAGAAGAAGCAAAACAGCTCGTTGAAGCATGTATAGATGCAGGAGTAGATGCACTGATCGTCCAAGATTTAGGACTTGTGAAACTCATCCGCGATTTGTCGCCTGATTTTCCGATTCACGGATCAACACAAATGACCGTTACATCTCCAGAAGCTGTCGAATTTCTAAAGCCTTACCATTTAGAAGTCGTTGTACTTGGTCGCGAAAATAATTTAACACATATTCAAAAAATTGCTGAGAAAACGAACGTTCCTTTAGAGGTATTTGTTCACGGAGCACTTTGTGTATCATATTCCGGGCAATGTTTAACGTCAGAAATGTGGGGTGGGCGTTCAGCGAATCGCGGAGAATGCGCTCAAGCTTGTCGTCTTCCATACGATTTAATCGTTGATGGCGAGCAAAAAGAAATGGGAAACGTGGCTTATTTACTTTCACCAAAAGATTTAGCTGCTCTTGATCTCGTTCCAGAACTCATTGAAGCAGGGGTAAGCACGTTTAAAATCGAAGGGCGATTAAAGTCACCAGAATATGTAGCGAATGTTGTCAGCAAATACCGAAAAGCTATTGATGAATATTTAGCAGGACGTCATTATACTCCTTCAACAGAAGAAATACGTGAGCTACAACAAAGCTTTAGTCGAGGATTTACACATGGCTTTTTAAAAGGAACAAACAACAAACAGCTTGTTGATGGAACATTCCCGAAAAGCCGTGGTGTATTTCTTGGAACGGTCAAAAAAGTATTAAAAGACGGTGTTTTATGCGAACTGCAAGCCCCGTTAAAACGTGGGGATGGCATCGTATTTGATGCAGGCCGTCCAGAAGAAAAAGAAGAAGGCGGCCGCGTATACGATTTACGAAAACACGGGAAAAAAGTGGAAGGGGAAGTGGAAAAAGGTCTTGTTGAAATTGTCCCTGGTCGACATGACGTCAATTTAACGCGCGTGCGTGTCGGAGATCGCATTTGGAAAACGAGCGACCAAGAGCTTGATCGTCGTTTGCGTAAAACATTTGAAACCGAGCGGCCATATCAGTTGTTTCCGCTAACTGTGCATGTGTACGGTGAAGCAGGAAAACCGCTCATTTCAACTTGGCGCGATGAAACGACAGGCAATGAAGTAATCGTTCAATCAGAGCAAATGTTAGATGTTGCGCAAAAGCGTCCGCTCACATTAGATTTTATAAAAGAGCAATTCGGGAGATTAGGCGGAACAATTTTTGAATTACAAGACGTTTATATGCATATCACAGGTAATGTTATTCTTCCGGTTAAAGAATTAAACCGAATAAGAAGACAAGCCGTTGAACAGCTTATTGAAAAGCGACAACGTCCGCGGCTATACATCAAGCAAGCCGTTGATTTAACATCTTCTTACCGACAAAAACAACGAGCAGAGAAACCTTCTTTAATGGCGCTTTGTCGTACGCTCGAACAAGTCGAAGCGGCATGTGATACAGATGTAGAAATGGTGTATGCGGATTTCGAATTTACAACCGATTATCCGAAAGCTGTGCAGATTGCACGAGCAACAAACAAACCGATCGCTTTAGCTACCCCGCGCATTCATATGCCTGGGGAAAATGGGATTTTAAGAGGGATTTTAAAAGCTGAACCAGATGCCATTTTAGTTCGTAGTTTAGGAGCGGTGCAGTATTATACGAATCAATCAATAGAACAAACGTTAATTGGAGATTTTTCGCTTAACATCTCAAATCATCTAGCTGCACAGTTGTTTTTATCTCGAGGGCTCGATCGGATTACTCCTTCATACGATTTAAATATTCAACAAATGATTGATTTACTTGAAGCAGCACCAACAGAACATATGGAAATTGTTATTCATCAACATTTACCGATGTTTCACACTGAACATTGTGTATACTGTACATTTTTAAGTGAAGGAACCGATTTTACGAACTGCGGACGACCATGTGAAAAACATCGCGTATCGTTGCGTGACCGTATTGGCATGCTTCATCCTGTTCGTGTGGATATCGGCTGCCGAAATACAGTGTACAATGCCATTGAACAATCTGGGGCAGAATATATTCCACACTTTTTATCCCTTGGTGTTCGCTCGTATCGTGTCGAGTTTTTGGAAGAGTCAGCGAAAAAAGTAGAAGAAGTCATCACATTATATCGCGAAGCGCTCGAAGGCAAACGGAGCGGTACAAGCGTATGGCGCACATTAAAAGCCATTAATCAACTCGGCGTTACACGAGGACAGCTAATCAAAAAATAA
- a CDS encoding DUF6449 domain-containing protein, which produces MPLKTFLFNRGIFTQIVRNVGWVSLIYFIGLLFALPIHIFMMSENKDWLMHHQTGRIFDIGSIIQFSLMFTLPILLAIFLFRYMQVKRSADHMHSLPIKREVLFLQHIVVGMIILIVPITIVAICLIVMKPFLPIPLYSFKHVAIWFVSTVAMNLLLFSGAVFVGMLTGMSILQGMFAYILFFFPAGIFILLIFNLKYFLYGFAYEYYLSSSLNEMIPFIQALNWETERIQPLEILIYTVLTFMFYGLSIWLYKKRHVEMATDAIVFRPLRPVFTYGFTFCVMLVGGAYFGQMQQKMSWVIFGYVFSSLFGYIIALMILAKTWRVFSRWKEYMGYVVFMSIVGLLFTFDLFGYKAYQPSLNEIERAYFGDHIYFLENDEIDEENAFYYEKENIRNIYLFHQHLIEQRTYPVNDRRNVVIGYDLKNGKRIVREYTVPMNLYNQFYKPIFNSIEFKKNHYPILRKTNFEDILQIRIGSEDKVVRLQDRADIESFLAVLQQQLLHETFDETTTNRSWGTISILYEKYEEQGIEWRKSYHLIEQWLQDRGLLQQARVTADDIAEIKIIKNTKQVPQYEWTPEMIEREKAKMIVHDKEKIEQCLQMATWGEGDYILGIYYKNGRIDIQAFSKDFVPPFVH; this is translated from the coding sequence CTCGCTTATTTATTTCATCGGTTTACTTTTTGCTTTGCCTATTCATATTTTTATGATGAGCGAAAACAAAGATTGGCTTATGCATCATCAAACAGGACGCATATTCGATATTGGAAGTATCATTCAGTTTTCCCTGATGTTCACACTCCCTATTTTACTCGCTATTTTTTTATTTCGTTATATGCAAGTGAAGCGATCAGCTGACCACATGCATAGTCTGCCAATCAAACGGGAGGTGCTGTTTCTTCAACATATTGTTGTTGGAATGATTATTTTAATCGTGCCCATCACAATCGTTGCAATATGTTTAATCGTCATGAAGCCGTTCCTTCCGATTCCTTTATATTCATTTAAACATGTAGCTATTTGGTTTGTTAGTACCGTTGCGATGAATTTATTATTATTTTCTGGAGCTGTGTTTGTTGGGATGCTCACTGGCATGTCTATTTTGCAAGGCATGTTCGCTTACATTCTCTTTTTCTTCCCTGCTGGAATATTTATTTTACTTATATTTAATTTGAAATATTTTTTGTACGGCTTTGCATACGAATATTATTTATCTTCTAGCTTGAATGAGATGATTCCTTTTATTCAAGCACTAAATTGGGAGACAGAACGAATCCAACCGCTCGAAATATTGATATATACTGTGCTGACTTTTATGTTTTATGGACTTAGTATATGGTTGTACAAAAAAAGACATGTTGAAATGGCAACCGATGCAATTGTCTTTCGTCCACTCCGCCCGGTATTTACATACGGTTTCACGTTTTGTGTCATGCTTGTCGGTGGAGCATATTTTGGACAGATGCAGCAAAAGATGAGTTGGGTGATTTTTGGATACGTATTTTCATCATTATTTGGTTACATCATCGCCCTCATGATTTTAGCAAAAACGTGGCGTGTATTTAGTCGTTGGAAAGAATACATGGGATATGTGGTATTTATGAGTATCGTTGGCTTATTATTTACATTTGATCTATTTGGATATAAGGCGTACCAACCGTCATTAAACGAAATTGAACGAGCATATTTCGGTGACCACATATACTTTTTGGAAAACGATGAAATAGACGAGGAAAACGCCTTTTACTATGAAAAGGAAAATATCAGAAATATTTATTTATTTCATCAACATCTTATTGAACAACGAACATATCCAGTTAACGATAGACGGAATGTTGTTATCGGCTATGACTTAAAAAATGGAAAACGAATCGTTCGCGAATATACCGTTCCAATGAATTTATACAATCAATTTTATAAGCCGATTTTTAATTCCATTGAGTTTAAAAAAAATCATTATCCAATTTTACGTAAGACGAATTTTGAAGACATTTTACAAATTCGAATTGGTTCGGAAGATAAAGTCGTTCGACTGCAAGATCGTGCTGATATTGAATCATTTTTAGCAGTCTTACAACAACAACTTTTACATGAAACATTTGATGAAACAACAACAAATCGCAGTTGGGGTACAATTAGCATTTTGTATGAAAAATACGAAGAACAAGGAATAGAATGGAGAAAATCGTACCATCTGATTGAACAATGGCTACAAGATCGCGGTTTATTACAACAAGCGAGAGTGACAGCGGATGATATTGCTGAAATCAAAATTATTAAAAACACAAAACAAGTTCCACAGTATGAGTGGACACCTGAAATGATTGAACGAGAAAAAGCAAAAATGATCGTTCACGATAAAGAAAAGATTGAACAATGCTTACAAATGGCTACTTGGGGAGAGGGAGATTATATTTTAGGTATTTACTATAAAAATGGTCGTATTGACATTCAAGCGTTTTCAAAAGATTTTGTTCCTCCATTTGTTCATTAA